ACCGAAGGATACGAACCCCTGAGACAATATATCGCCGACCGCTACGCGAAGAGATACAATCTCGACGTCAGCGCCGACGAGATCCTGATAACAAACGGCTCGCAGCAGTGCCTCGATCTTCTCGGGAAAGTATTCATCAACCAGGGAGACACCGTCCTGATGGAAAAACCCGGATACCTCGGTGCGATCCAGTCCTTCTCTCTCTACGAACCCGAATTCCATTCAGTCTCCCTCCATGACGACGGCCCCGACACCGTAGAGCTCTCGTCCGTATTATCCGAAGAACTTCCGGTCTTCTTCTACGGCATACCCAACTCCCAGAACCCAACCGGCATAACATACTCCGACGAAAAGAGAAAAGAAGTCGCAGAAATCCTCAACGAAGCCGAAGTTCCGTTCATCGAAGACGACGCCTACGGGGAGCTCCGCTTCGACGGAAAAGCCATAAAACCGGTCAAATATTACATGCCCGAAGCAGGCATAATGACAGGCTCCTTCTCCAAGATATTCTCGCCAGGGATGAGGCTCGGCTGGGTCTGTGCAACTCCCGAAGTCCTCGACAAGGTCATAATCGCAAAGCAGGCATCCGACCTCCACTCGAACTATCTCAGCCAGAGAATCCTGTACAAGTATCTCGAAGAGAACAACATCGACAAACATATCGAAAAGATACAATCCGAATATAAGATGCGGGCTGACCTCATGGTCAAAACGATCCGCTCGGAATTCCCCCCCGAGATCACCTGCACTCAGCCCGAAGGCGGAATGTTCGTCTGGCTCCGCTTCCCCGACAACATGTCCTCTATGAAGATATTCGAAAAGGCCTCGGAGAAAAATGTCGTCATACTCCCGGGAATGCCGTTCTACGTCGACGGAAAAGGAGACAAAACGGCGAGGCTCAACTTCACGAATTCGGACGAAGAAGAGATCAAATACGGAATCGGGGTAGTGGCAGAGGTAATAAAAGAGTTGTATTACTGATTCAGAATGCCAGTGATGTAACCGTAAGAACAGCAATAAACAATATAATCAGGGCAATTGTCCTTTTCACAAATTTTTTTGCAACCCTTGCTTCCGATCCCGTTCTTGGCGCAACTCCTATAATCAACGTTCCGATAAGTGCGCCTGCGATAAGCCCGATCACGTTATCCAGTGTAAGAAGAAGTGCTCCGGTGATCGCGTCGGGGATCATGATAATTGAAATT
Above is a window of Methanolacinia paynteri DNA encoding:
- a CDS encoding aminotransferase-like domain-containing protein encodes the protein MKFMFSRRIQNTPKSFIREILKVTENPDVISFAGGLPNPSLIDTEGIGKAASDIIKSDGRSALQYSTTEGYEPLRQYIADRYAKRYNLDVSADEILITNGSQQCLDLLGKVFINQGDTVLMEKPGYLGAIQSFSLYEPEFHSVSLHDDGPDTVELSSVLSEELPVFFYGIPNSQNPTGITYSDEKRKEVAEILNEAEVPFIEDDAYGELRFDGKAIKPVKYYMPEAGIMTGSFSKIFSPGMRLGWVCATPEVLDKVIIAKQASDLHSNYLSQRILYKYLEENNIDKHIEKIQSEYKMRADLMVKTIRSEFPPEITCTQPEGGMFVWLRFPDNMSSMKIFEKASEKNVVILPGMPFYVDGKGDKTARLNFTNSDEEEIKYGIGVVAEVIKELYY